A stretch of the Ornithodoros turicata isolate Travis chromosome 4, ASM3712646v1, whole genome shotgun sequence genome encodes the following:
- the LOC135393538 gene encoding somatostatin receptor type 2-like, whose amino-acid sequence MSACSGMADGVCYNSSAGATTMMTSHPRVVWTNCSSFVFPPNCSSPSSGMEHFFNEPPVIVVELAKLVYGIICLVGLCGNSLVLYVVLRFSKMQTVTNMYIFNLALADEMFLIGMPFLIVTMAYKGWPFGAAMCKMYMTTTSINQFTSSLLLTVMSADRYVAVCHPIASPRYRTPFIAKFICLTAWTVSALLMVPIYMYASLIIDGNGAIITCNIVWPRSAAMNGQTAFTLYSFTLGFAIPLALILLFYILVIWRLSRVGPRGRRRSHRKVTYLVLTVITVYIICWLPYWAAQMYITLVTTPARQTAVSFTVFLLCGGLSYANSAINPILYAFLSDNFKKSFAKACSSCTARPGTRDADPHQMHPLENSALPAPKNRGHPSQPTTTTVTAPEPSAVQPPPASPCPV is encoded by the coding sequence ATGTCGGCGTGCAGTGGCATGGCAGACGGCGTCTGCTACAATAGCTCTGCGGGGGCCACCACGATGATGACATCCCACCCCAGGGTTGTGTGGACCAACTGCTCGAGCTTCGTCTTCCCCCCAAACTGTTCTTCCCCGTCCTCCGGCATGGAACACTTCTTCAATGAGCCACCCGTCATCGTGGTCGAGCTGGCCAAACTTGTGTACGGCATCATTTGCCTGGTGGGACTCTGCGGCAACTCGCTCGTGCTGTACGTGGTGCTTCGCTTCTCCAAGATGCAGACGGTGACCAACATGTACATTTTTAACCTCGCCCTAGCGGACGAGATGTTTCTCATCGGTATGCCTTTTTTAATCGTGACCATGGCGTACAAAGGTTGGCCCTTTGGGGCCGCCATGTGTAAGATGTACATGACAACCACGTCCATCAACCAGTTCACGTCCAGTCTCCTGTTGACGGTCATGTCGGCCGACCGTTACGTCGCCGTCTGCCATCCCATCGCCTCCCCCCGTTACCGCACCCCGTTCATCGCCAAGTTCATTTGCCTCACGGCGTGGACAGTGTCCGCTCTTCTTATGGTGCCCATCTACATGTACGCCAGCCTGATCATTGACGGCAACGGAGCCATCATCACTTGCAACATCGTCTGGCCGCGTTCGGCCGCTATGAACGGTCAGACTGCCTTTACACTGTACTCCTTCACCCTGGGGTTTGCCATCCCGCTCGCCCTGATCCTGCTCTTCTACATCCTCGTCATCTGGCGGTTGAGCCGCGTCGGACCGCGCGGTCGCCGGCGGTCCCACCGCAAGGTGACCTACCTCGTGCTCACCGTCATCACCGTCTATATAATCTGCTGGCTGCCTTACTGGGCCGCGCAGATGTACATAACGTTGGTGACGACTCCTGCCAGGCAGACGGCGGTCTCTTTTACCGTCTTTCTTCTCTGCGGTGGCCTGTCATACGCAAACTCGGCAATCAACCCAATCCTGTACGCGTTTCTCAGCGATAACTTTAAGAAGTCTTTCGCCAAAGCCTGTTCCAGCTGCACGGCGCGGCCGGGCACACGAGATGCGGATCCGCATCAGATGCACCCGCTAGAGAACAGCGCCCTGCCGGCGCCCAAGAACAGGGGCCACCCGTCGCAACCGACGACCACGACCGTCACAGCGCCCGAACCGTCGGCCGTTCAGCCTCCGCCTGCATCACCCTGTCCGGTGTGA